Proteins from one Plasmodium yoelii strain 17X genome assembly, chromosome: 2 genomic window:
- a CDS encoding DNA mismatch repair protein PMS1, putative, with the protein MKIKSIGDESIHNICSSQVIFTLSNVVKELVENSIDAGATEIKVKLVENGIKIIEVSDNGNGIKKINFENVCARHATSKISEFDDIHNILDTLGFRGEALNSLCMLSDLCISTKHDEFEHGYLLKFDKFGKLIHEEPIARLRGTTVSCENIFKNIPIRKKDLIKNIKSQLNDLLTLMQQYAIIYHEIKFMIFNVVTQKGCTKNMNMLITNGSDDIKKNFYSIFGKKNIGNLIDFNITNENWLVKGYISDSNSGRRDKDLQFYYMNNRPIHVIKNVNKIINTIYREFNSRLYPIIIFNILSDSKNIDINVTPDKREVFFTFENELCEEIKTELIKLLTPKTSNFVDTQIGDYFFVKSSRLIKSEEAQNERQSERAEIERTEHGERTEYGERAEHGERQSERAEGEYTNVGRPVFENEELHYTSIDYKKMVKNEYTENEENEENDKIFREEVSKNEDTENLYFSEGQNKYDNKMANQKDNNFEDAEKSYISNGIKIKTEFEKFDDNEHNEYTSKRTKIVKDEQVEYYEYKYEEDTNFNDKNIFDNSSNMDSKWKEINSSLIDSKDGKILSDDSSVDKTKVDVKKDTFSKYGLNKIGIKKTGSEYDAIKTKVTKEQNESEDEIKEIENGEIVYEYKLDDENGGETGGGETGGDEKGGDEKGGGENGGVEKGGVETGGGEKGGSEQNEYLFEKLKENIKNNIIKNIPININTYINREDMKRGFDYDQINLINLTNSEKIRNTIFKKIKDVEKANNYLCLTDEKEENKYNNLFKNDLHIKQNSNNSNSSNSSNKPINGIGNEEDINFDNIDEQKKDLYFKSNLFKKLKICGQFNKGFILSKIDLLYFKNEDNKSKNNDMNETDENENVDRKNNYALFIIDQHAADEKSNFEKYNKIFTMKSQKLINKIELELSPAQIHIIEKNFVIFLRNGFEIEIIEEPINKKRKINNDENNDENIISEETLMEMKVYLLSLPVFNGKILEVVDFMSLLHHLTNHPIIFDKQIDNSFFRNNQKLIDNTETWFNYNFPRPQKVWKILASKACRNAVMVGKTLNISEMIRIKKKLSVLQNPWNCPHGRPTIKYIINNIEIQKFYANYYLNLYEEITNLRKSKNYQEYKHIFRDHIFFLIISTKPMLGPVLKFQ; encoded by the exons ATGAAGATTAAAAGTATTGGTGATGAGTCAATTCACAACATTTGTAGTAGTCAGGTAATATTTACTTTAAGCAATGTTGTGAAAGAGTTAGTAGAAAATTCTATTGATGCAGGAGCTACagaaataaaagtaaaattagttgaaaatggaataaaaataatagagGTTAGTGATAATGGaaatggaataaaaaaaataaattttgaaaatgtaTGTGCAAGACATGCAACTTCGAAAATTTCCGAATTTGatgatatacataatatattggATACTCTTGGATTTAGAGGAGAAGCTTTAAATTCGTTATGTATGTTAAGTGATTTATGTATTAGTACAAAACATGATGAATTTGAACATGgctatttattaaaatttgataaatttGGAAAATTAATTCATGAAGAGCCAATAGCTAGATTACGAGGGACTACAGTAAGttgtgaaaatatatttaaaaatattccaATACGAAAAAaagatttaataaaaaatataaaaagtcaATTAAATGATCTGTTAACATTGATGCAACAATATGCTATAATATATCacgaaataaaatttatgattTTTAATGTTGTTACCCAAAAAGGATGcacaaaaaatatgaacatgCTCATAACAAATGGTAgtgatgatataaaaaaaaatttttattcaatttttggaaaaaaaaatattggtAATTTAATTGATTTTAATATTACGAATGAAAATTGGCTAGTCAAAGGATATATAAGTGATAGTAATAGTGGAAGAAGAGATAAAGatttacaattttattaCATGAACAATCGACCTATacatgtaataaaaaatgtgaataaaataattaatactatatatagAGAATTTAACAGTCGGCTTTAtccaattattatatttaacatattatctgactcaaaaaatatagatattaatGTGACGCCTGATAAAAGAGAggttttttttacttttgaaaatgaattgtgtgaagaaataaaaacagAACTAATTAAATTGCTAACTCCAAAAACGTCAAATTTTGTTGATACACAAATAGGTGActatttttttgtgaaaaGCAGTCGACTTATAAAAAGTGAGGAGGCGCAAAATGAGAGACAAAGTGAGAGAGCGGAAATTGAGAGAACGGAACATGGTGAGAGAACAGAATATGGGGAGAGAGCGGAACATGGGGAGAGACAAAGTGAGAGAGCGGAAGGGGAATATACAAACGTAGGGCGGCCCGTGTTTGAAAATGAAGAGTTGCATTATACTAGCATcgattataaaaaaatggtaaaaaatgAGTATacagaaaatgaagaaaatgaagaaaatgataagaTATTTAGAGAAGAAGTGAGTAAAAATGAGGATACTgagaatttatattttagtGAAGGACAAAATAAGTATGATAACAAAATGGCCAATCAAAAAGATAACAATTTTGAAGATGCAGAAAAAAGTTATATTAGCAAtggtataaaaataaaaacagaatttgaaaaatttgaTGACAATGAACATAATGAATATACATCAAAGAGAACAAAAATTGTAAAAGATGAACAGGTAGAATATTATGAATACAAATATGAAGAGGATACAAattttaatgataaaaatatttttgataattcGAGCAATATGGATTCAAAATGGAAAGAAATAAACTCATCACTTATCGACAGTAAAGACGGTAAAATATTAAGTGACGATTCAAGTGTAGATAAGACCAAAGTAGATGTAAAAAAAGACACTTTTAGTAAATATGGGTTAAATAAAATAGGAATCAAAAAAACGGGTTCAGAATATGATGCAATAAAAACAAAGGTGACaaaagaacaaaatgaaaGTGAAGATGAGATAAAAGAGATTGAAAATGGAGAAATCGTTTATGAGTATAAATTGGATGACGAAAATGGGGGCGAAACAGGTGGGGGCGAAACAGGTGGGGACGAAAAAGGTGGGGACGAAAAAGGTGGGGGCGAAAATGGTGGAGTCGAAAAAGGTGGAGTCGAAACAGGTGGTGGCGAAAAAGGTGGAAGCGAACAAAATGAGTACTTATTTGAAAAGttgaaagaaaatataaaaaataatattattaaaaatattccaATAAATAtcaatacatatattaacaGAGAAGATATGAAAAGAGGGTTTGATTATGatcaaattaatttaataaatttaacaaATAGTGAGAAAATTcgaaatacaatttttaaaaaaataaaagatgtAGAGAAagcaaataattatttatgtttaacagatgaaaaagaagaaaataaatataataatttatttaaaaatgatttacatataaaacaaaatagtaACAATAGTAACAGTAGTAACAGTAGTAATAAGCCAATTAATGGTATTGGAAATGAAGAAGACataaattttgataatatagatgaacaaaaaaaagatttatattttaaatctaatttatttaaaaaattaaaaatatgtggACAATTTAATAAAGGgtttatattatcaaaaatcgatttgctttattttaaaaatgaggataataaatcaaaaaataatgatatgaATGAAACTGacgaaaatgaaaatgttgatcgtaaaaataattatgctttatttattatagaTCAACATGCTGCTGATGAAAAatcaaattttgaaaaatataacaaaatatttacTATGAAATCTCAAAAgctaataaataaaattgaattaGAATTAAGCCCAGCTCaaattcatattattgaaaaaaattttgtaatttttttgagaAATGGGTTTGAAATAGAAATAATTGAAGAACCaatcaataaaaaaagaaaaataaataacgatgaaaataatgatgaaaatataattagtGAAGAAACGTTAATGGAAATGaaagtatatttattatctCTTCCTGTTTTTAATGGAAAGATTTTAGAAGTAGTAGATTTTATGTCTCTTTTACATCATCTAACCAATCATCCTATAATATTTGATAAACAAATAGATAATTCATTTTTCAGAAACAATCAAAAATTAATTGACAACACAGAAACTTGGTTTAACTACAATTTCCCTCGCCCACAAAAGGTTTGGAAGATTTTGGCTTCCAA GGCGTGCCGAAACGCAGTTATGGTAGGAAAAACGCTAAACATTTCAGAAAtgataagaataaaaaaaaagttaagtGTTTTGCAAAATCCATGGAATTGCCCACATGGAAGACcgacaataaaatatatcattaacAATATTGAGATTCAAAAATTTTAtgcaaattattatttaaatttatatgaagAAATTACAAATTTaagaaaaagtaaaaattatCAAGAGTACAAACATATTTTTCGtgatcatattttttttttaattatatccACAAAACCGATGCTTGGCCCCGTTTTGAAATTTCAGTGA